tactggttgaagtgttttttaAGTACAAAGCGGTTGATTTGCGATGATGtacacaaacattatattaagcaggacattcaaaAGAGCCTGACAATTATAATCCAAAGCGTGAAATGCATTCATTAGCAACCTGGAAATTGAGGTTACTCCCCTGAGTTTCCCCcattcagaatacattgtgaaaGACGAAAAACTTTGCTCACCATTTTTGCTCcaggcagatatactacataCAATTTTTGCAGACCAAAAGTCGTCTGGCACACTGCTTAGAGTTTCAACAACATGAATAACTTATTTCTAGTCTACAAACTTAGATGTTACTACTAATTTGAAATCAAGACACAATATGACTATTGTTGCTCATTTtaagacaaatgtcaaataaTCATTACATTCATTACAGACGTCAATTGTTGCCAAAAGCGTAGCCATGATGTTGTACAtcaccttttacagtggatttctGCTGTTGTTGGCCTTTAACCATCTGTATGACTTTgtcattcacacaggagagagaaccGTCTACCATGGGTCCTCTtgggagcctcaacaacctcatgataCTGacaaggcagagaagagtctctctagatcagaactcctcaagaaacaccagcagacACCCACGGGAAAGAAATCTcattgctgctctgactgtgggaaaagaTTCACCTCATCAGCAGGCATTAAAATTCATCAGAGAATCCACACTTTAGAGAAACATTATtgctgtactcaatgtgggaagagttttgatACATCAAGCCATCTTTTTGTACAccaaagaacacacacaggagagaaaccatattgctgtgatcaatgtgggaagaggttTACTCAGCTATGCAACCtaatatcacaccagagaatacacacaggagagaaaccttatagctgtgatcaatgtgggaagagttttactcagctaTGCACCCtaatatcacaccagagaatacacacaggagagaaaccgtacagctgtgatgaatgtgggaagagttttgcaaGGTCGAGCAATCTGACTcttcaccagagaacacacacaggagagaaaccttatgtctgtgatcaatgtgggaagagttttactcagctaagcagcctgatatcacaccagagagtacacacaggagagaaaccgtacagctgtgatgaatgtgggaagagttttgcaaGGTCGAGCAATCTGACTcttcaccagagaacacacacaggagagaacccCTATAGTTGTACTCAatgtgggatttttttttttacatctagcCATCTGAAGATACACCAGAgaagacacacaggagagaaaccttatagctgtactcaatgtgggaagtGTTTTGTTCAATCTAGCCATCTTAAgaaacaccagagaacacacacaggagagaaaccttatagctgtactcaatgtgggaagagttttgttcaaTCTGGGGAACTGaagatacaccagagaacacacacaggagagaaaccctattgctgtactcaatgtgggaagagttttgt
This Oncorhynchus tshawytscha isolate Ot180627B linkage group LG32, Otsh_v2.0, whole genome shotgun sequence DNA region includes the following protein-coding sequences:
- the LOC112230428 gene encoding zinc finger protein OZF-like, which gives rise to MRSLNYSPSNEEEDITVKQEVEGEAVTVKEEEDMFRVKEEDVTVKGEDEAVYRVKEEEEMTVSSEKEEEMTVTSKKEEEEEETGYLGLVSQTHLKASNGSTDELSHKMVLRNRSLINTRERTVYHGSSWEPQQPHDTDKAEKSLSRSELLKKHQQTPTGKKSHCCSDCGKRFTSSAGIKIHQRIHTLEKHYCCTQCGKSFDTSSHLFVHQRTHTGEKPYCCDQCGKRFTQLCNLISHQRIHTGEKPYSCDQCGKSFTQLCTLISHQRIHTGEKPYSCDECGKSFARSSNLTLHQRTHTGEKPYVCDQCGKSFTQLSSLISHQRVHTGEKPYSCDECGKSFARSSNLTLHQRTHTGENPYSCTQCGIFFFTSSHLKIHQRRHTGEKPYSCTQCGKCFVQSSHLKKHQRTHTGEKPYSCTQCGKSFVQSGELKIHQRTHTGEKPYCCTQCGKSFVQSSHLKKHQRTHTGEKPYSCDQCGKHFTQSSHLIAHQRTHTGEKPHSCTQCGKSFTQSSHLISHQRTHTGDKSYSCDTLI